Part of the Aureitalea marina genome, CTCTTCCTGGATGGATTCTTCAATATCGGCGGTAACAAATTCTACTTCAAAGCCAAATTCCTCAGCAACTATAGATAGTGTCTCGGCATCCAGTCTTTGATTCATGGTCACCATCATTCCCAATGACATACAAGCAGAGATCACCTGGGTTACCGGCACGTTCATCATTGTCGCTACCTCGGAAACGGTAACAAATTCTGTTACTTTAAGTAGTTTACTGTCCGCTTCCAGTTGGGCCAGTTCTTCCTCCGTCTTTTTACGGTGAACATCCCGCTTCTCCCGGCGATATTTGGCCCCTTTACCTTTATTGGATTTCCCCTGTAGCTTTTCCAGGGTTTCCCGTACTTGTTTCTGTACTTCTTCGTCGCTAGGCTCCTCTTTCGGAGTTCTGGCGCGGCCTCTTCGCCCTCGGGCATCGCCTCCACCACCGCGTCCACTAGGTGCTTTGCTTATCCTACGTCTTCGGCCACGTTTCTCTTTGGGATCTTCGGGCTTGGACTCTGGTTTTTTCTTCTTTTCCGGCTTCTTGAATTGAGAAAGATCGATTTTCTTTCCCGTGAAATTGGGCCCTTCCAACTTTTGGTAATTGGTCTTGACCTTTTCCGGTCCGCTGGGTGCCTCAGGCTTTTCTTCTGTCTTTTCTTCTACCTTCTCTTCAAGCTTTTCCTGAGGTGCTTCGGCCTTTTTCTCAGCTTTTACTTCCTCAACAGGCTTCTCTTCCTTCTGAACCTCAACTTCGGGAGCCTTTTCCTCTGCAACCTCTGGAGCAGCTTTCTCTTCCTTAGCTGGAGCTTCTTTCTCTTTGGTTGGCTCGAGGTCGATGGTTCCAACTTGCTTTGGACCATCCAGCTTAGCTTGGGCACGGATCACCTCTGCAGGTTCAGATTTTTGCTTCTCCTCCATCTCCTTCTCCCGAGCGATCCTCAGCTCCTCCTTCTCCTTGCGTTTCTCTTCACCTACCTCCTTGGAAGCTACTTTCTTGCTCTTGTCCGTTTGAAATTCGTCAAAGAGCGCCTCGTATTCCTCGGCAGAGATTTTGGTTGTTGGTCGAGCCTCGATCTCGTAGCCCTTGGAACTTAAAAAGTCCACGGCTCTATCCAGGGAAATATTGAATTCCCTTAAGACCTTACTCAACCTCTGTGTTTTAACTTCGGCCATATATTGCTAAACTGCTATTCGCTTAAAACGATTGTAAAAGTAGCTAAACTTTCGGCTACTCTTCAAATTCTTCTTTTAATATGTTGATCACCTCCTGTATGGTTTCTTCCTCCAGGTCGGTTCTGCTGACCAGATCTTTCAGGTCCTGCTCCAATACACTCTTCGCAGTATCCAGACCGATCTTTCTAAACTCGTCAATGATCCATTGATCGATCTCATCCGAGAATTCGGTCAGCTCTACATCTTCCTCGGCACCTTCTCTCAGCACATCGATCTCATAGCCAGTCAATTGACCAGCCAATCGGATGTTGTGACCGCCACGGCCAATTGCCTTGGACACCTCTTCAGGCTTCAAGATCACCTCGGCCCGCTTGTTCTCTTCATCGATGGCGATAGAGGTAACACGTGCAGGGCTCAATGCTCTTGTGATGAACAAATTCAGGTTATTGGTGAAGTTGATCACATCGATATTCTCGTTGCCCAATTCCCGAACGATACCGTGAATACGTGACCCCTTCATACCCACACAGGCACCAACGGGATCGATACGGTCGTCATATGAATCCACGGCCACTTTAGCCTTCTCCCCAGGAATACGAACCACTTTCTTTACCGTGATCAATCCATCGAAAACCTCTGGGATCTCTTGTTCGAACAATTTTTCCAGGAACATAGGATGTGCCCGAGACATAATAATTGCCGGCTTGTTACCTTTCAATTCCACACTCTCAATGATTCCGCGAACGTTATCTCCCTTGCGGAAGAAATCCGATGGAATCTGGCGATCCTTGGGCATGATCAGTTCGTTGCCTTCATCGTCCAGCAAGATTACTGCTCGGTGACGGATGTGATGAACCTCAGCCGTATAGATCTCGCCTTCCAGCTCCTTGAACTGCTTATAGATATTGGTATTGTCGTGCTCATGGATCTTGGCGATCAGGTTTTGACGCAAGGCCAGGATGGAACGCCTTCCTAAGTCAATCAGCTTTACCTCCTCGGAAACATCCTCGCCAATTTCAAAATCTTCCTCGATCTTTTGGGCTTCCGTGAGGGAGATTTCCTCATTAGGGTCCTCAACATCCCCATCTGCCACAACGATCCTGTTTCTCCAGATCTCCAAATCCCCCTTATCCGGGTTGATGATGATGTCAAAGTTTTCGTCACTACCGAACTTCTTCTTCAGAGCATTTCTAAACACATCTTCCAGGATAGCCATCAGGGTAACCCGGTCGATCAGTTTATCGTCCTTGAATTCAGAAAACGAGTCAATTAACGCTAAATTTTCCATGTCATCTACTTAAAATGTTATCATCACTTTTGCTTCTTGTATATCATCGTAGGCCAATTGGGCCTGCTTCTCTACGGTCACTTTACCCTTGCCAATCGGTTTGGGCTCCCTGACCTTCCAGGTCAGGATAATTTCATTGTCATCCGCCTTCTCTAGCTTTCCTTCAATAGTCTGGTCGTTGGACCTGACCTTCAGTTTTCTACCGATATTCTTTTGATACTGTCTGGCCATGGTTAAGGGTTCGCTCACCCCGGCAGATAAAACCTCCAAGGAAAAGTCTTCGGACTCCCTGTCCAGGTTGTGCTCTATGGCACGGCTGATTTCGATACAATCCTGAACTTTTACACCTTTATCGCCATCGATGATCACCCGGATCTGATTGGCTTCGCTTACCTCCATATTGATCAAGAAGAGATCGGGACGATCCTCTAAGGCGCTGTCTAAAAGTTGCTGAACTTGCTTTTTCATGAATTATGGCTATAAAAAGAGGGGACTTTCCGTCCCCTCAGCTGTGTTGGCCAATGATTTCGGTGCAAATATACGCTTTTTTTCAGTATCCCAAAAACCAATTATCCCTACAATTTTTGTATCTTATTCAATGCTACACATCTAACATCCCCATCATGAAACGCATTCTAGTTCCAACGGATTTTTCTGAAACAGCCCATAATGCCATGCAAGTGGCTGCGCAACTCGCTCGTCGATACGATGGGGAGATCATAATGCTTCACTGCCTGGAGATTCCCCTGCACTTGAGTACCGCCAGGGAAACCGGCAGTTTGCCCGATGGGCTCTTCTTTATTAAACTGGCCGAAAAGCGTTGTTCAGAGATCTTGGAGCAACCCTTTTTAAAGGATGTGGTGGTCCACCAGGTCATTGGACACGATGAGATTTTCAGGGATGCGGAATTGATCACCCAAAAACAGAATATTGATGCCATTGTGATCGGGTCTCATGGAGCCAGTGGATTCCAGGAGATGTTCATTGGAAGTAATACAGAAAAGATTGTCCGCACAGCCGCAGTTCCAGTTCTGGTAATCAAAGGGCATCATCAAGATTTTGAAATCAAAGATTTCGTCTTTGCCACCGACTTTACTGAAGAAGGAAAATCGGCCTATAAACAAGCCAGGAACTTTCTAACGGATACAGATGCCCGGATTCACATGCTGTTTGTGAACACACCAGGAGATTTCAGGACAAACCAGGAGATCAAAGAGCAAATGAGCCAATTCATTGAAGGTATACAAGACACTAATTACACCTTGAACATCTACAACGATCAAACGGTAGAGAAAGGGATTTTAAACTTCTCCAATGAGATCGGCGCTCAGCTGATTGGAATGGGAACCCATGGCCGGAAAGGACTAGCGCATTTCTTTAACGGCAGCATCAGCGAGGATTTGGTGAATCATGCCCAACTGCCTGTTATGACCTTCAGGATCTGATTAAGCTACTTTAAAAACGTTTCCCCAGCATTCGGGTTGTAGGTATAGCGGAAGGTATACGTTCTATCCTGATCTATTTCTGGATCCGGATTTTCTGGAGAGTTCAAATAGTAGCTAAGGACCTCCATCTTGGCAAAATGACCATCCCGTGTACGAAAAACCAATGTTCTGCCTGAAATTGGAGCAATGATCTGGTCATTATTCTCTAACTGATACCATCCCAATTCGGGCGCATCGGGAATAGCCCATTGCCCTGGAGCATCCTGCAGAAATGAGAGCCCATCAGCGTTTAAGACCTGGTCATAAGGAAGTTCCACAACCAACCCACCAACATCGGCATTACGAACCGGCTCGCCTATTACGCCAACTTCATCCCCACCATTTACGGCTATTGTCGCCCCTCTGAAAGCCACATCCCATTCTTGAGTATTTCCGGTACTAAAGCCTCCTATGAGATCAAATCTTCTAAACGGACCATCGTCCGGAACGTTTTCTGAGCCAATAGCCCGCAAATTGACAATGGTATCCCGAAACAGTTCCATGAGCACACGAATATCAGATCTGTAGATCTCCTCATTTAATCGAAAGACCTTTACCGTGCTGTTACCACTAGGAATAACCCGGTTAACCAATACTGACATCAGTGTATCATTTACTATGGTAAAGTTGGCCTGCACATCAGAAATCGTTACCCTTATGCCGACCTGAACTTCAGGGAACCCCACACCTAAAATATCAAATGCAGAATCGTACCTGACCTTGGATGAAGGGATATCGGTCACAGTAAATTCTGGCACGGTCACCTCTCGTAACTCAGGATCTTTGCTACATCCAATGATGAGGCTGAAAAAAATGAGCAGGAAGAAAAGATTGGGTCTTTGCATAGCGCTGGGGAAATTACGGATTATTGGCCGATTGGTGAATATAGGTTAGCTACAAATAAGCAATCTCCATTACATCAGACTATCGCATTATCACTAAAAAGAAACGTCAATGATCTCTTTAATATTTGAGGATTCGTAATTTTGAATGGAGATTAAAAACAACACAGATGAATTCTACAATTGAACAACTTCTGAACGATCAGATTAAATACGAAGCCCAGGCTTCTATGCAATATATGGCTATGGCCTCTTGGGCCGATGCCAAAGGATACAGCGGAGTATCCAATTTCTTTTACGCACAATCCGAAGAGGAACGAATGCATATGACCAAACTGGTCAAGTTTGTCAACGAAAGAGGAGGAAATGTGATCATCCCTTCATTGGATCAACCTGAAGCGGACTTCGGAGGACTACTGGCCCTATTCGAAAAATTCTTAAGCAGCGAGATCTTTGTGACAGAAAAGATCAACCACATCATTTACGAGTGCTTGCAAAAGAAGGACTATAATGTCCACAACTTCATGCAGTGGTATGTGACGGAGCAGCTGGAAGAAGAAGCTACAGCCCGGACACTGCTAGATAAGCTGAACATTATTGGTGACAACACTTCAGGATATTACCTTTTTGATCGGGACATTGAAATACTGGCAGCCGAAGGAGGCGACACAGAAGAATAAAATAAAAGCCGAACGAAACGTTCGGCTTTATTATTGGTAGCAACTATACGTTGACTTCTATTTACTCTTTGAGCATGACTGTCCGGGTAACACTATTGAATGGCCCCGGAATCATATTCCCATCGGCGTCGATAAGTTCGAGGGAAATTGTCACCTCTCCTAATGGCAATCCACTCATCACATGAGGAGCCCATTCAGAAATAATAAATTCCGTCCCGTTTATAGTCGCCTTTACTTTGTTACCATCCTCGGATAAAGTGGTATTCAGTACAAAGAAATCAAGCAGGACATTCTCAACATCCTTACCTGCGTACTCACCCTTCGGTCTGCTGTAGATCAATGTGGGGGCTTCCATATCAAGACCATTAGCATCCTGTGGATTGTCGCCAACCTCCAGTTTTCGAACCACAACCGAGTTTTCGTTCTTTACAGATTCATGGTAGGATCTGCTAAGGAAAGCCACTAAGTGATGCACCCCATCGGGTACTTCCTTGCTAAAAGCGGGCTCGTAATGCGCAGAATAGGGTTGATTATTAAGGATGAAATGTATGTGTTGCCCTTTACCAGAATTAGCAAGACGCTCAGCATTTGGTCCTGATGTTTGAGCTCCCAACTCGTAATTCTCAACTTGGAATTCAAAATCGATCGCCCCAGCGGCCACGATAGCCTCCCCT contains:
- the nusA gene encoding transcription termination factor NusA, which codes for MENLALIDSFSEFKDDKLIDRVTLMAILEDVFRNALKKKFGSDENFDIIINPDKGDLEIWRNRIVVADGDVEDPNEEISLTEAQKIEEDFEIGEDVSEEVKLIDLGRRSILALRQNLIAKIHEHDNTNIYKQFKELEGEIYTAEVHHIRHRAVILLDDEGNELIMPKDRQIPSDFFRKGDNVRGIIESVELKGNKPAIIMSRAHPMFLEKLFEQEIPEVFDGLITVKKVVRIPGEKAKVAVDSYDDRIDPVGACVGMKGSRIHGIVRELGNENIDVINFTNNLNLFITRALSPARVTSIAIDEENKRAEVILKPEEVSKAIGRGGHNIRLAGQLTGYEIDVLREGAEEDVELTEFSDEIDQWIIDEFRKIGLDTAKSVLEQDLKDLVSRTDLEEETIQEVINILKEEFEE
- the rimP gene encoding ribosome assembly cofactor RimP encodes the protein MKKQVQQLLDSALEDRPDLFLINMEVSEANQIRVIIDGDKGVKVQDCIEISRAIEHNLDRESEDFSLEVLSAGVSEPLTMARQYQKNIGRKLKVRSNDQTIEGKLEKADDNEIILTWKVREPKPIGKGKVTVEKQAQLAYDDIQEAKVMITF
- a CDS encoding universal stress protein, which codes for MKRILVPTDFSETAHNAMQVAAQLARRYDGEIIMLHCLEIPLHLSTARETGSLPDGLFFIKLAEKRCSEILEQPFLKDVVVHQVIGHDEIFRDAELITQKQNIDAIVIGSHGASGFQEMFIGSNTEKIVRTAAVPVLVIKGHHQDFEIKDFVFATDFTEEGKSAYKQARNFLTDTDARIHMLFVNTPGDFRTNQEIKEQMSQFIEGIQDTNYTLNIYNDQTVEKGILNFSNEIGAQLIGMGTHGRKGLAHFFNGSISEDLVNHAQLPVMTFRI
- a CDS encoding HmuY family protein, giving the protein MQRPNLFFLLIFFSLIIGCSKDPELREVTVPEFTVTDIPSSKVRYDSAFDILGVGFPEVQVGIRVTISDVQANFTIVNDTLMSVLVNRVIPSGNSTVKVFRLNEEIYRSDIRVLMELFRDTIVNLRAIGSENVPDDGPFRRFDLIGGFSTGNTQEWDVAFRGATIAVNGGDEVGVIGEPVRNADVGGLVVELPYDQVLNADGLSFLQDAPGQWAIPDAPELGWYQLENNDQIIAPISGRTLVFRTRDGHFAKMEVLSYYLNSPENPDPEIDQDRTYTFRYTYNPNAGETFLK
- a CDS encoding ferritin, encoding MNSTIEQLLNDQIKYEAQASMQYMAMASWADAKGYSGVSNFFYAQSEEERMHMTKLVKFVNERGGNVIIPSLDQPEADFGGLLALFEKFLSSEIFVTEKINHIIYECLQKKDYNVHNFMQWYVTEQLEEEATARTLLDKLNIIGDNTSGYYLFDRDIEILAAEGGDTEE